The proteins below come from a single Ictalurus furcatus strain D&B chromosome 15, Billie_1.0, whole genome shotgun sequence genomic window:
- the LOC128619867 gene encoding RING finger protein 223, with product MIGCTCKMDLGATVWHTQTTVDAEVEKGPELQCSICFTTYDNVFKTPKQLDCTHTFCLECLSRLMAISMDPEESKISCPFCRHLTAIPKNGPPALTTSHEVLCRLPRHQQHEEPVWLDGDKLCYKRPLKTGMPAFCICIDIGASGHGAGAPRQTRPRVSLMERLANWKKLLLFIVIMVLVVVIVLWPLQCIITTGSMRCVPRTPQTNPSTSPRTLIYP from the coding sequence ATGATAGGATGTACCTGTAAGATGGACCTGGGAGCGACTGTGTGGCACACCCAGACAACAGTGGACGCTGAAGTGGAGAAAGGTCCCGAGCTGCAGTGCTCCATCTGTTTCACCACGTATGACAATGTCTTCAAAACGCCCAAACAGCTGGactgcacacatacattctGTCTGGAGTGCCTCTCACGCCTCATGGCCATCTCCATGGACCCTGAGGAGAGCAAAATCTCGTGTCCCTTCTGCCGCCACCTGACAGCCATCCCTAAAAATGGCCCACCGGCTCTGACCACCAGCCATGAGGTTCTGTGTCGTCTTCCCAGGCATCAGCAACACGAGGAGCCCGTGTGGCTCGATGGGGACAAGCTGTGCTACAAACGGCCACTTAAGACAGGCATGCCGGCTTTCTGCATCTGCATTGATATTGGTGCCAGTGGGCATGGTGCAGGTGCTCCGCGTCAGACGCGCCCCAGGGTGAGCCTGATGGAAAGACTCGCTAACTGGAAGAAGCTGCTGCTGTTTATTGTAATCatggtgctggtggtggtgattGTGCTGTGGCCGCTGCAGTGTATCATCACCACAGGGTCGATGCGCTGCGTGCCTCGCACCCCACAGACCAACCCCAGCACATCTCCACGCACACTGATATACCCATGa